One Aspergillus oryzae RIB40 DNA, chromosome 2 genomic window carries:
- a CDS encoding alpha/beta hydrolase (hydrolases of the alpha/beta superfamily), translating into MATAGIERRVEIKIASSSEDFMCGWLYSSQKFTVSNLGPAIVLAHGLGGTKELKLDVYADSFNQMGYTCVVFDYRCTGGSEGLPRGLIDWHQQQEDWKSAIKYTRQLENVDPNQVGLFGTSFSGGHVIQLAATDRKLNAAISQCPFTSGWQSTLCTGSAATPRLAGIGLLDILFGSERKPITVPLTGRPGEAALMNAPDMLSTFPLLIPKGHPFQERVPARLTLKLPLLRSGSYASRVECPILFGICGKDSVAPADTTLAYAKTAPKGVIKWYDLWDCWGSIMLGNLEFLMTVLVS; encoded by the exons ATGGCTACCGCAGGGATCGAACGTCGTGTGGAGATCAAAATTGCTTCGTCCTCAGAGGACTTCATGTGTGGTTGGCTTTACTCGTCTCAGAAATTCACCGTATCAAACCTCGGGCCAGCCATTGTCTTAGCCCACGGCCTGGGTGGAACGAAAGAACTAAAGCTCGATGTTTATGCCGACAGTTTCAATCAGATGGGATACACATGTGTCGTCTTCGACTACCGTTGCACCGGTGGATCTGAGGGTCTGCCAAGAGGTCTGATTGACTGGCATCAGCAGCAAGAGGACTGGAAATCTGCCATCAAATACACGCGTCAGCTGGAGAACGTCGATCCGAACCAAGTCGGCCTTTTTGGAACATCTTTCAGCGGGGGACATGTCATTCAGCTGGCCGCTACTGATAGGAAACTCAACGCAGCCATCTCTCAATGTCCGTTTACTTCTGGCTGGCAGAGTACTCTTTGTACAGGGAGTGCTGCCACCCCGAGGCTTGCAGGGATTGGTCTACTGGACATACTCTTTGGCTCGGAAAGGAAGCCAATAACTGTACCGCTGACCGGGAGGCCAGGTGAGG CCGCTCTGATGAATGCCCCAGACATGCTCAGCACCTTTCCGTTACTTATCCCTAAAGGTCATCCGTTTCAGGAAAGAGTCCCTGCTCGCCTGACTTTGAAGCTGCCTCTCCTGAGATCTGGCTCTTATGCATCTAGGGTTGAATGTCCGATTTTGTTTGGTATATGTGGTAAAGACTCAGTTGCACCCGCAGACACAACGTTGGCATATGCGAAAACTGCGCCTAAAGGAGTGATCAAGTGGTATGAC TTATGGGATTGTTGGGGATCTATTATGCTTGGGAATTTGGAGTTCCTGATGACGGTGCTGGTCTCCTag
- a CDS encoding uncharacterized protein (predicted protein) has protein sequence MAPWTEQCEPQLGPDSIIDSDPQDYRHAEIILNAGYSQVRLAVQYRAFVTCHWYRTIDIILEGNPHTFYPGLCLAPTEEQKAFVGEKGPDGKVTQYDQISAANPAIALVRLAASRSNTQSGLKFILPVNSGYLRRADILEERFRGCDQVECVNGFAVSTEQRLNACNEVGRLSDILLSACGGIIVREPQTGTTIDTVLSQVESEIRRRLSFQWLSSEPVRPKRLAVVQARKEHHTIERFYMAARSLNISLIAVDSPGHWLEADDGPSASLREEFIPFDMTVDETFSIRLYHALKDHNLDGIITSNDRHLVGVAEAAEMLGLPTMPSKGLKVATDKYATRAAEEADTLVPASFQVQSLEELDDLFTRPNAPALTFPLIVKPCLGWSSDCVTRVTTIAELRDAVHRASTRHLGSMSTSTGVVIEPYIDGPEVDTNIILLDGECLFFEISDDFPCTGDAPDANAQTSNFQETQIMYPTALPEAEQWTLRESIQNSLIRLGLKTGVFHVEARVRNSVASYTTDESGLFDLRVGSDKSDLQAEQPSCWLIEINSRPPGGFSDWATAYIHGVCYHAQAILAAVGDQERFKALATPFQQQGAATACPEPQFHCMLVYLSPERSGILANSPCEDTRAQAPDLMKHVLRSQCWYRRGEKVSGPQDPSLGWLSTYLVFARGEDFGREEVLHLGDRVRKEFRMEIE, from the coding sequence ATGGCTCCATGGACAGAACAATGTGAACCCCAATTGGGTCCTGACTCGATTATCGACTCCGATCCCCAAGACTACCGACACGCGGAGATTATACTCAACGCAGGATATTCTCAAGTTCGTCTGGCAGTACAGTATCGTGCCTTTGTGACATGTCACTGGTATCGAACGATCGATATTATCTTGGAGGGTAACCCGCATACCTTTTACCCGGGGTTGTGCCTCGCACCCACAGAGGAACAAAAGGCATTTGTGGGTGAGAAGGGTCCAGATGGGAAGGTTACGCAGTATGATCAAATCAGTGCAGCCAATCCAGCCATTGCATTGGTTCGGCTAGCTGCCTCGAGATCCAACACCCAGTCGGGTCTCAAGTTCATCCTGCCTGTGAACTCAGGATATCTACGCCGGGCGGATATTCTCGAAGAGCGCTTCCGGGGCTGCGATCAAGTGGAATGTGTCAATGGCTTTGCAGTGTCCACCGAGCAGCGCCTGAATGCTTGCAACGAAGTTGGGCGGCTATCGGATATCTTATTGTCCGCGTGCGGAGGCATCATTGTCAGAGAGCCACAGACCGGAACCACGATCGACACTGTTCTCAGCCAAGTAGAAAGCGAGATCCGACGGCGTCTATCATTCCAATGGCTATCGTCCGAGCCCGTTCGGCCCAAGCGGCTCGCCGTCGTCCAGGCCCGGAAGGAGCACCACACGATAGAGCGTTTCTACATGGCTGCAAGGTCGTTAAACATCAGCCTAATCGCCGTCGACTCGCCTGGCCACTGGTTAGAGGCCGATGATGGACCGAGTGCCTCATTACGAGAGGAGTTCATTCCCTTCGACATGACCGTTGATGAGACCTTCTCTATTCGACTGTACCATGCACTCAAAGATCACAACCTAGACGGAATCATCACCTCCAACGACCGACATCTAGTCGGAGTAGCTGAAGCAGCGGAAATGCTTGGATTGCCCACCATGCCTTCCAAGGGCCTGAAAGTCGCAACAGACAAGTACGCAACCAGAGCCGCCGAGGAGGCTGACACCCTGGTCCCCGCAAGTTTCCAGGTCCAGAGTCTAGAAGAGCTCGACGATCTGTTCACACGACCCAATGCACCAGCACTCACATTCCCTCTGATTGTGAAGCCTTGTCTGGGCTGGTCGAGCGACTGCGTCACACGGGTAACGACCATCGCTGAACTCCGTGACGCTGTACACCGCGCCTCTACCCGTCACTTAGGTTCAATGTCCACCAGTACCGGCGTGGTTATCGAGCCCTATATCGATGGACCTGAAGTAGATACCAATATAATCCTGCTCGACGGAGAGTGTCTGTTTTTCGAAATCTCCGATGATTTCCCTTGCACTGGAGACGCACCCGACGCAAACGCCCAGACGAGCAACTTTCAAGAGACTCAGATCATGTATCCCACTGCCCTCCCGGAAGCTGAACAGTGGACCTTACGAGAGAGCATCCAGAACAGTCTGATTCGGCTAGGACTCAAGACAGGTGTTTTCCACGTCGAGGCCAGGGTTCGAAATTCCGTGGCTAGTTATACCACCGATGAATCGGGGCTGTTTGATCTCCGCGTTGGTTCAGATAAGTCGGACCTCCAAGCTGAGCAGCCCAGCTGCTGGCTGATTGAAATCAACTCTCGGCCCCCGGGAGGATTCTCGGACTGGGCCACGGCCTACATACATGGCGTATGCTACCATGCGCAAGCTATTCTAGCCGCCGTTGGCGACCAAGAACGTTTCAAGGCGCTGGCTACCCCGTTTCAGCAACAGGGCGCGGCAACTGCTTGCCCAGAACCGCAATTCCACTGCATGTTGGTCTACCTCAGTCCCGAACGCTCGGGGATCTTGGCCAATTCGCCCTGCGAAGATACGCGAGCACAAGCACCGGATCTAATGAAACACGTATTACGTTCTCAGTGCTGGTATCGGCGTGGAGAAAAAGTATCTGGGCCGCAGGATCCAAGTTTGGGTTGGTTGTCAACGTATCTTGTTTTTGCCAGGGGGGAGGATTTTGGGCGTGAGGAAGTACTTCATCTGGGAGATCGGGTCCGGAAAGAGTTTCGTATGGAGATAGAATAA
- a CDS encoding uncharacterized protein (H+/oligopeptide symporter), with translation MASQAKDSQVESSSPSLTVTEKQAGDIVPINHTGDETSCRPTNQELKELVHVADNVPYPVWLVILVGSAERFVFYGASTCLQNYLQNSPNDLVPGALGMGQSNATAVNYAFMVLVNFAPVPLAVVADGWLGRYKLILLSTVIYLVGSLVLFTTALPSALHQAGASAAGLGVSLVLIALGIGGVKASIYPFIADQYPHHEPFIRELPSGERVVVDRSLTIQYMYNWYFWFINVASLSGIATTFMEKYSSFWSAFLLCFCFLWVGLVLMLVFKNKYYKAPPAGSVVPKVLRVIWLGIRGGMSLSAAQPAVQQEKYGRQVPWDDEFLQGVRNALIACQICLAFPVVWLCWGQTYNNLISQAGQMETYGIPNDVMPNFNPIICIIAGPLIQQCLFPFLNRRKIPFRPIARISVGFFLMGASLAWATGLQAFIYRAGPCPDHPLACPDSKNGTIPQHINVFLQVPCYVLMAIGEIFCVTTGSEFCYSKAPRSMKSIVQALFVGTASISYALGIAISPAAKDPYMTIFYGCLTGVQLAITAGFWLMFRKLDKNIIV, from the exons ATGGCTTCCCAGGCCAAAGACAGCCAAGTGGAAAGCTCCTCGCCTTCGTTGACCGTGACAGAAAAGCAGGCAGGAGATATTGTTCCTATAAATCACACAGGCGATGAAACATCATGTCGGCCCACGAACCAAGAATTGAAAGAGCTTGTTCATGTCGCCGACAACGTTCCCTACCCAGTTTGGCTGGTCATTCTAGTCGGATCAGCCGAGAGATTTGTCTTCTATGGCGCCTCGACCTGCCTGCAAAACTACTTGCAGAACAGCCCAAATGATCTCGTTCCTGGAGCACTCGGTATGGGGCAGTCGAACGCCACGGCTGTGAACTATGCGTTCATGGTGTTGGTTAACTTTGCACCGGTGCCGCTGGCGGTGGTGGCCGACGGTTGGCTGGGGCGATATAAGCTGATTTTGCTAAGTACAGT CATCTACCTCGTGGGGTCTCTCGTTCTTTTTACGACAGCTCTGCCTTCGGCTCTACACCAAGCAGGCGCGTCCGCCGCAGGGCTGGGTGTGTCCCTCGTCTTGATCGCGCTGGGCATAGGCGGCGTGAAGGCCTCGATCTATCCCTTTATCGCAGATCAATACCCCCATCATGAGCCATTCATTCGCGAGCTCCCATCCGGAGAACGGGTGGTTGTGGACCGATCTCTCACGATACAATACATGTACAATTGGTACTTCTG GTTCATTAATGTCGCCTCTCTGTCCGGGATAGCCACCACCTTTATGGAAAAATATTCGAGCTTTTGGTCTGCCTTTTTactctgcttctgctttctATGGGTAGGACTGGTCCTTATGTTGGTCTTCAAAAATAAATACT ACAAAGCACCTCCCGCAGGCTCAGTGGTTCCGAAAGTGTTGCGAGTCATTTGGCTCGGGATTCGAGGTGGGATGTCGCTCAGCGCCGCCCAGCCAGCGGTGCAACAGGAGAAGTACGGTCGCCAGGTTCCGTGGGATGATGAATTCCTACAGGGAGTCCGCAATGCCCTCATAGCGTGTCAAATCTG TCTCGCATTCCCAGTTGTCTGGCTCTGCTGGGGACAAACATACAATAACTTGATCTCACAAGCCGGTCAAATGGAAACTTACGGGATCCCCAACGACGTGATGCCTAATTTTAACCCGATTATCTGCATCATCGCAGGACCGCTGATCCAACAATGTCTGTTTCCCTTTCTCAACCGCCGCAAAATTCCGTTTCGCCCCATTGCTCGTATTTCCGTCGGTTTCTTCCTCATGGGTGCCTCGTTGGCCTGGGCGACGGGTCTCCAGGCCTTTATCTACCGCGCTGGGCCGTGTCCTGACCATCCCCTGGCCTGTCCGGATTCGAAGAACGGCACCATCCCGCAGCATATCAATGTGTTTCTGCAGGTGCCGTGTTACGTGCTTATGGCGATTGGGGAGATCTTCTGCGTGACGACTGGGTCAGAGTTCTGCTATTCGAAAGCCCCACGGAGCATGAAGTCTATCGTGCAGGCATTATTTGTGGGAACGGCCTCGATCAGCTATGCATTGGGCATTGCGATCTCGCCGGCTGCAAAAGATCCTTATATGACTATTTTCTACGGGTGTTTGACCGGCGTCCAACTCGCTATTACGGCTGGGTTTTGGTTGATGTTTCGGAAGTTGGACAAGAATATTATTGTTTGA
- a CDS encoding uncharacterized protein (predicted protein) gives MWLGSSFTNLKPVQAAKFLRQFTQEGVLQTGDFMLIGIDRCREVEKVTAAYSDTSERWQQYIQNGLYTAAHTVGDASLAEDWTYVARWDAEEGRHLRFVRSDRHRTVLPDIEISAGEHVLLAQSYKYTRQDALAVFDLSGLTVRYEWVNQPDDCSLFLLEKTGR, from the exons ATGTGGCTCGGTTCTTCCTTCACGAATCTGAAGCCTGTCCAGGCAGCCAAATTCCTTCGGCAGTTCACTCAGGAAGGCGTGCTGCAGACGGGAGATTTCATGCTGATCGGGATTGACCGCTGCAGGGAGGTGGAAAAAGTGACGGCGGCATATAGCGACACGTCCGAGCGGTGGCAGCAATATATCCAAAACGGACTATACACTGCCGCACACACGGTGGGCGACGCATCGCTTGCGGAGGACTGGACATATGTTGCACGATGGGAtgccgaagaaggccgccaTTTG AGATTTGTTCGCAGTGACCGACATCGGACTGTTCTGCCAGACATCGAGATCTCTGCCGGCGAACACGTGCTTTTGGCCCAATCATACAAATACACGCGGCAGGATGCCCTCGCCGTGTTCGATCTGTCCGGGCTCACCGTCCGATACGAGTGGGTCAATCAACCCGACGACTGCTCGTTGTTTTTGCTGGAGAAGACGGGACGATGA
- a CDS encoding putative DNA repair protein (Rad57) (DNA repair protein RHP57), protein MDIDIQIHHSIQLMETWAPGGGMFAMQENRCSGFKLYNFIDLTSTHMDLLSVLPDFHTKPYAHILPPLERSKISTVDLITLDTLEIAKRAHVPPADVRRLCASITKALHHDIGFEHIEESASAEPSSSINDDPPITLGPTTKLDLSQWSAISTLDTALDELLGGGIPTGYVTEVTGESGSGKTQFLLSLLLAVQLPSPKGLGKNAVYISTEAPLSTPRLSQLINSNPYLSTLPRDRAPTLENILSINAMDLESQDHILNYQLPVAIQRYNVGLVVIDSITSNYRAEHTSHNILGLSTRSGELTKLGQMLRNLAVQEDIAIVVANQVSDRFDAMDNPSVFPRIGGGAGNGSPSTQPQQIPSARESGTASPLPRVRATESGNVELSQYNAMLPSSPSHFPSSPYTTEEDPQRQHFDGSYLVGNPVRSEILSLLHQQRFFTGWGDSPQSFLPSSYPGFQRPAEKTPALGLVWSTQIACRIALKKERQTAMDPLLPGSTPIPSTAKLLPEPEVPGSLGEREKPEPDPPTETVTEGKDAEAKASSETVPVPAPISENKPSNSQLPPPSSQTPERLVRRTMKLVFAPWTAGSVNEQNQIQDEVSFTIWKGGLKSCE, encoded by the exons ATGGACATTGATATTCAGATTCATCACTCAATAC AGCTGATGGAGACGTGGGCACCGGGGGGTG GAATGTTCGCCATGCAGGAGAACCGCTGTAGTGGGTTTAAATTGTATAATTT TATTGACTTGACCTCCACGCATATGGATCTTTTATCAGTCCTCCCGGACTTCCATACCAAACCGTATGCGCACATACTCCCACCTttggagagaagcaagataAGCACGGTTGATCTCATAACTCTCGATACGCTTGAGATCGCGAAACGCGCCCACGTGCCTCCAGCCGATGTTCGTCGGTTGTGCGCCAGCATCACCAAGGCGCTCCACCATGATATCGGGTTCGAACACATCGAGGAGTCTGCGTCTGCCGAACCGAGCTCCAGTATCAACGATGACCCGCCGATTACCCTGGGGCCCACGACAAAGCTAGACTTGTCGCAGTGGAGCGCGATCAGCACTCTCGACACCGCATTAGATGAGCTGCTGGGCGGCGGAATACCAACTGGCTATGTGACGGAGGTGACTGGCGAGAG TGGGAGTGGTAAGACAcaatttctcctctctctgttGCTGGCCGTCCAGCTTCCTTCACCCAAGGGCTTGGGGAAGAATGCCGTCTACATTTCTACAGAGGCTCCCTTGTCGACACCGCGACTCTCCCAGCTCATCAATTCCAACCCGTACCTCTCGACCCTGCCTCGGGATCGTGCCCCGACGTTGGAGAATATCCTATCCATCAATGCCATGGACCTCGAGTCTCAAGACCACATTCTCAACTATCAACTCCCCGTCGCGATTCAACGCTACAACGTCGGACTCGTTGTCATCGATTCCATAACCTCCAACTACAGAGCGGAACATACCTCCCACAATATCCTAGGTCTATCGACTCGGTCGGGGGAACTCACGAAACTAGGACAAATGCTACGCAATCTCGCGGTACAAGAGGACATTGCAATCGTAGTCGCGAACCAAGTCTCCGATCGATTCGACGCCATGGACAATCCATCAGTATTCCCAAGGATAGGAGGTGGTGCAGGAAACGGATCCCCGTCtactcaaccccaacaaatCCCATCCGCCCGCGAATCAGGCACTGCATCCCCCTTACCAAGGGTCCGGGCAACCGAGTCCGGCAACGTCGAACTATCCCAATATAACGCTAtgcttccatcttctccctcccattTCCCATCTTCACCGTATaccaccgaagaagacccGCAACGGCAACATTTCGACGGCTCATACCTGGTGGGGAATCCGGTGCGCAGTGAGATCCTCAGCCTGCTACATCAACAACGGTTTTTTACCGGATGGGGCGACTCGCCGCAGTCATTCCTCCCAAGTTCATATCCAGGTTTCCAGAGACCGGCGGAGAAAACACCAGCCCTCGGTCTTGTCTGGTCGACGCAAATCGCGTGTCGAATCgccttgaagaaagagcggCAAACGGCCATGGATCCGCTTCTCCCGGGGAGTACCCCTATCCCATCAACAGCGAAACTACTACCGGAACCGGAGGTACCTGGTTCCCTCGGCGAGCGAGAAAAGCCGGAACCAGATCCCCCCACAGAGACTGTCacagaagggaaagatgCAGAAGCCAAGGCTAGTTCCGAGACTGTTCCTGTCCCTGCTCCAATCTCTGAGAATAAACCGAGTAACTCACAGCTACCACCGCCCTCGTCTCAGACACCCGAGCGCCTTGTCCGGCGCACTATGAAACTCGTCTTTGCACCCTGGACCGCAGGGTCTGTAAACGAGCAAAACCAAATCCAAGACGAGGTCAGCTTTACGATCTGGAAGGGAGGTTTGAAGAGCTGTGAATAG
- a CDS encoding NAD(P)/FAD-dependent oxidoreductase (FAD-dependent oxidoreductase) has product MSTQLNHSTPIIIVGAGVFGLSSAWWLARAGYHNIKVLDRWPVPSPSSAGYDRNKIIRTEYPDDIYSILSQEAIQLWRDPLWKDVFHPTGWIYGTDGSQDQDREKTFLTAVSNTHALGDPSKIVELPNWDAAFRLYPGLAFAHDRRQAQVGIYTDGLSTPKGKKPTFRGIYNGNAGWVESTNAMLILKRECERLGVEFVAGESGAVVEFVRDPANPAQVVGVRTANGTIWRAEKVIVAVGAYSETLLDFQGQLHASGYCVSHIRMTEEQYQRYKDLPVLNIARRGYCFPPNEDRIFKICNLDITVVNRERWPEPSCDWGVRSLPRDQAYHPTDSQPRVGREKTLEFARYILPEFGDAKIESSKVCWDVETHDDNWIVGYHDSAPDSLFIATGGSGYTFKNLTNIGKYVVQALEGQLDPEWKDLWRWRPDRVGVFPDRETRNARFKFDLRDCDGWKHLAPRL; this is encoded by the coding sequence ATGTCAACCCAGCTTAACCATTCCACCCCAATCATCATCGTGGGTGCCGGGGTCTTTGGTCTCTCTTCGGCATGGTGGCTCGCCCGTGCCGGCTATCATAACATCAAGGTCCTAGACCGGTGGCCTGttccctctccatcctcgGCTGGCTACGATCGgaacaagatcatccgcACTGAATACCCGGACGATATATACTCTATTCTCTCCCAGGAAGCGATCCAGCTCTGGCGCGATCctctctggaaagatgtcTTCCACCCAACCGGCTGGATCTACGGCACAGACGGCTCACAGGATCAGGACCGCGAAAAGACCTTCTTGACTGCGGTCTCGAACACACACGCGCTCGGGGACCCATCCAAGATCGTCGAGCTCCCAAACTGGGATGCGGCCTTTCGTCTCTACCCCGGTCTAGCCTTTGCACACGACCGTCGGCAGGCTCAGGTAGGCATCTACACCGACGGCCTATCAACCCCGAAGGGCAAAAAGCCCACCTTCCGCGGGATCTACAACGGCAACGCCGGCTGGGTCGAGTCCACGAACGCGATGTTGATCTTGAAGCGCGAGTGCGAGCGCTTGGGGGTGGAGTTTGTGGCCGGCGAGTCCGGCGCCGTCGTCGAGTTCGTGCGTGATCCGGCCAACCCGGCCCAGGTGGTAGGTGTGCGCACCGCCAACGGGACCATCTGGCGCGCTGAAAAGGTGATAGTCGCCGTGGGCGCTTATTCCGAGACGCTACTGGATTTCCAGGGCCAGCTGCACGCCTCAGGCTACTGCGTCTCGCATATCCGGATGACGGAGGAGCAGTACCAGCGGTACAAGGATCTGCCGGTGCTGAATATCGCCCGTCGCGGGTACTGCTTCCCGCCGAACGAGGACCGGATCTTCAAGATCTGCAATCTGGACATTACCGTCGTGAACCGGGAGCGCTGGCCGGAGCCTAGCTGTGACTGGGGTGTGCGCAGTCTGCCGCGCGACCAGGCGTATCATCCGACCGATTCGCAGCCGCGGGTTGGTCGCGAGAAGACCTTGGAATTTGCAAGGTATATCTTGCCGGAATTTGGGGATGCGAAGATTGAAAGTAGCAAGGTTTGTTGGGATGTAGAGACGCACGATGACAATTGGATTGTTGGGTATCATGATAGTGCGCCGGATTCGTTATTCATCGCTACCGGGGGAAGTGGGTATACCTTCAAGAATCTCACGAACATCGGGAAATATGTCGTGCAGGCACTTGAGGGGCAACTGGATCCGGAGTGGAAGGATCTCTGGCGTTGGCGACCAGATCGTGTGGGGGTGTTTCCGGACAGAGAAACGAGGAATGCGAGGTTCAAGTTCGATTTGAGGGATTGTGATGGCTGGAAACATCTTGCGCCTCGGCTGTGA
- a CDS encoding oleate delta-12 desaturase odeA (fatty acid desaturase): MSSTAIPKRMALNRNPGTDSSVPSVSVSPFDSPRHSPSSTSLSSLASESENKGKMLDTYGNEFKIPDYTIKQIRDAIPAHCYERKALTSLYYVFRDIAMLGSIFYVFHNYVTPETVPSFPARVALWSLYTVVQGLIATGVWVLAHECGHQAFSPSKVLNDTVGWICHSALLVPYFSWKISHGKHHKATGNIARDMVFVPKTREEYASRIGKTIHDLNELMEETPIATVTNLILQQLFGWPMYLLTNVTGHNNHERQPEGRGKGKRNGYFGGVNHFNPSSPLYEAKDAKLIVLSDLGLAITGSVLYYIGSTYGWLNLLVWYGIPYLWVNHWLVAITYLQHTDPTLPHYQPEVWNFARGAAATIDRDFGFVGRHILHGIIETHVLHHYVSTIPFYHADEASEAIQKVMGSHYRTEAHTGWTGFFKALFTSARVCHWVEPTEGARGESEGVLFYRNTNGIGVPPAKLSK, from the exons atgtcTTCCACAGCTATCCCCAAGCGCATGGCGCTGAACCGCAACCCGGGCACGGATTCCTCCGTCCCCAGCGTCTCGGTGTCTCCGTTTGACAGCCCTCGCCATTCTCCGTCCTCGACTTCCCTTTCGTCGCTGGCGTCCGAGTCTGAGAACAAGGGCAAGATGTTGGACACCTATGGAAATGAGTTCAAGATCCCCGACTACACCATCAAGCAGATCCGTGACGCCATCCCCGCTCACTGCTACGAGCGGAAGGCTCTCACCAGCTTGTACTATGTGTTCCGTGATATAGCCATGCTGGGATCCATTTTCTATGTCTTCCACAACTATGTCACGCCTGAGACCGTTCCCTCTTTCCCAGCTCGCGTTGCTTTGTGGTCCCTTTACACCGTCGTCCAGGGTCTGATCGCTACTGGTGTCTGGGTTTTGGCCCACGAGTGCGGTCACCAggccttctccccctccaagGTTCTGAACGACACTGTTGGCTGGATCTGCCACTCCGCCCTGCTAGTGCCGTacttctcctggaagatcTCCCACGGCAAGCACCACAAGGCCACTGGTAACATCGCCCGTGACATGGTGTTTGTCCCCAAGACCCGCGAGGAATATGCTTCCCGCATCGGCAAGACCATTCACGACCTGAACGAATTGATGGAGGAGACTCCCATCGCCACTGTCACCAACCTCATtctccagcagctcttcGGATGGCCCATGTACCTCCTGACCAACGTGACCGGTCACAACAACCACGAGCGCCAGCCCGAGGGCCgtggaaagggaaagcgCAACGGCTACTTCGGCGGTGTCAACCACTTCAACCCTAGCAGCCCTCTGTACGAGGCCAAGGATGCTAAGTTGATTGTCCTGAGTGACCTGGGTCTCGCCATCACCGGATCCGTCCTCTATTACATCGGTTCCACCTATGGATGGCTCAACCTCCTGGTGTGGTATGGAATTCCTTACCTCTGGGTGAACCACTGGCTGG TTGCCATCACTTACCTCCAGCACACCGACCCCACTCTCCCTCACTACCAGCCCGAGGTGTGGAACTTCGCCCGTGGAGCCGCTGCCACCATTGACCGTGACTTCGGCTTTGTTGGTCGTCACATCTTGCACGGTATCATTGAGACCCACGTCCTTCACCACTACGTCAGCACCATCCCCTTCTACCACGCCGACGAGGCCAGCGAGGCCATCCAGAAGGTCATGGGCTCGCACTACCGCACGGAGGCCCACACTGGCTGGACGGGATTCTTCAAGGCTCTCTTCACCAGCGCCCGTGTCTGCCACTGGGTTGAGCCGACCGAGGGTGCCAGGGGCGAGAGCGAAGGCGTGCTCTTCTACCGTAATACCAACGGCATCGGAGTTCCTCCGGCCAAGCTTTCCAAATAG
- a CDS encoding uncharacterized protein (predicted protein): MTTAGNNAHHFPHPHKRHSLNLIVSYPLTRCRCHWDSFELEARRHFRSVGFSNKVLDYAPAKEDDHEFHIKKEQLLCGDEHSVVARFGQNVGHVMTSVLRGGVGTKLRFGDYKCVKPPEQKHHGSMIL, translated from the exons ATGACCACTGCAGGAAACAATGCCCACCACTTCCCTCACCCCCACAAGCGGCATTCTCTCAACCTGATTGTATCTTATCCCCTGACTCGATGCAGAT GTCATTGGGACAGTTTTGAGCTAGAGGCGCGTAGACACTTTCGATCTGTGGGGTTCAGCAACAAGGTCCTCGACTATGCTCCAGCGAAAGAGGATGACCATGAATTCCATATCAAAAAGGAGCAACTACTCTGCGGAGACGAGCATTCAGTTGTTGCCCGTTTTGGTCAGAATGTTGGGCATGTCATGACTTCAGTACTTCGGGGAGGTGTGGGAACCAAGCTGCGCTTTGGGGACTACAAATGTGTTAAGCCGCCTGAG CAAAAACACCATGGAAGCATGATATTATAA